The Brassica oleracea var. oleracea cultivar TO1000 chromosome C6, BOL, whole genome shotgun sequence genomic interval GATCTGATCTCCATATCTTCGTATGGGGTCATCTTACAGGCACCGCTCTAGCCACACGGCGGACATAAAAGGTAAGGGCATCCTTTACGAGGATGATGATGCGCCGATCAAACTGACGGATCAGGATGATACATTAATCGTCAATGAGTTTAGCTTATCACTTATTGGAAAGATTCTCAACCCTAAGAAACAAAATGTCGATAAGCTACTCCAGAAGATGCCATCACAATGGGGCATGGCAGATCGCATTACGGCCAATGACTTGGGCAATGGGAAGTTTCTTCTCAATTTCACTTCGGAAGAGGATCTCAGCTCTGTTCTTCGACATGGTCCTTTTCATTTCAACTTCTGCATGTTTGTGTTGGTGAGGTGGGAACCCATCGTTCACGATGATTACCTTGGATCATCCCTTTTAAAGTTCAAGTGATTGGTATTCCTTTGCATCTTTGGACGGATAAAAATCTCAAAAACAGTGGTGCAAGACGAGGCCATTTTCATGTTGACACTTTGGACGTAGCTGAGGGCCGTATGCTCGTCGATG includes:
- the LOC106297508 gene encoding uncharacterized protein LOC106297508, producing the protein MGSSYRHRSSHTADIKGKGILYEDDDAPIKLTDQDDTLIVNEFSLSLIGKILNPKKQNVDKLLQKMPSQWGMADRITANDLGNGKFLLNFTSEEDLSSVLRHGPFHFNFCMFVLVRWEPIVHDDYLGSSLLKFK